From the Sphingomonas aliaeris genome, one window contains:
- a CDS encoding TonB-dependent receptor, producing the protein MCAATPAIAADPDPVQAEVSPDEITVTASRRSEASKDVPVAVSVIGGEKLDVLNSSGLDIRFLSGRTPSLLVGSSFGRTFPRFYIRGLGNTDFDPTSAQPVSVVYDDVALENPMLKSFPVFDLASVQVLRGPQGTLFGRNTPAGVIKLDSQKPGDVLSGHASLSWATFNTVNAEAAIGGPLGGGFGLRVSGILQRRDDWVTNTATTTLGSRKLEGYRDVAGRVLLSYESGDFDALLNVHARDLDGSPRVFRAGIFRKGSNDFVPGFDIKKVALDGLTSQSLNSFGTNLKLNYTFDGVGTLHSITAYEKGKVESTGDVDGASCYAFIPGCTLGNINVGGFPVNTGGTTKPKEFSQELRFETAQMGAFRGQVGAYFFHQKLTYDELAYDGAGAVTQNVLHDNKNENFGLFASGEYAANADLTLRAGVRYSNDRKDDFVGGLASFPGRPLPIRTKAKGDNVSWDIGATYRIDPSVNLYARFATGYLGPSISDRVNFGDFPTTAPKQTTISGEGGIKTELLANVLRFDLSGYYFRTKDFQATAVGGVNNSAQLLTIDKVVGYGLEAELNARPMPSLVLTAGLSYNFTEIRDPSQSIAVCGGGCTVTNPLNAAGRAILNGNDLPQAPRLIANWTVRYAVPLGDGELFAFTDWAYRSKVNYFLYTAAEFRGKSLLEGGLRGGYKFDSGLEVAAFARNITNQIRAVSAIDFNNLTGMVNEPRIIGGEVKFRF; encoded by the coding sequence ATGTGTGCAGCCACGCCCGCGATCGCTGCCGATCCGGACCCGGTACAGGCGGAGGTATCGCCCGACGAAATCACCGTCACCGCCAGCCGCCGCAGCGAAGCCAGCAAGGACGTGCCCGTCGCCGTCAGCGTGATCGGGGGCGAAAAGCTCGACGTGCTCAACTCCAGCGGCCTCGACATCCGCTTTCTCTCCGGCCGCACGCCCAGCCTGTTGGTCGGATCCTCGTTCGGCCGCACTTTCCCGCGTTTCTATATCCGCGGCCTCGGCAATACCGATTTCGACCCGACCTCGGCGCAGCCCGTCTCCGTCGTCTATGACGACGTCGCGCTCGAAAACCCGATGCTGAAATCCTTCCCCGTATTCGATCTCGCCAGCGTGCAGGTGTTGCGCGGGCCGCAAGGCACGTTGTTCGGCCGCAACACCCCCGCCGGCGTGATCAAGCTGGACTCGCAGAAGCCGGGCGACGTCCTGTCGGGCCATGCGAGCCTGTCCTGGGCCACGTTCAACACCGTCAATGCGGAGGCCGCGATCGGCGGCCCGCTGGGCGGCGGCTTCGGCCTGCGCGTCTCGGGCATCCTGCAACGGCGTGACGACTGGGTTACCAACACCGCCACGACGACACTCGGCAGCCGCAAGCTGGAGGGGTATCGCGACGTCGCAGGACGCGTCCTGCTCAGCTACGAGAGCGGCGATTTCGATGCGCTGCTGAACGTGCATGCACGCGATCTCGACGGCTCGCCCCGCGTCTTCCGCGCCGGCATCTTCCGGAAGGGCAGCAACGATTTTGTCCCCGGCTTCGACATCAAGAAGGTCGCGCTGGACGGCCTGACCAGCCAGAGCCTGAACTCGTTCGGCACCAATCTGAAGCTCAACTACACGTTCGACGGCGTCGGCACGCTCCACTCCATCACCGCCTATGAAAAGGGCAAGGTGGAGAGCACCGGCGATGTCGACGGCGCCAGCTGCTACGCCTTCATTCCCGGCTGCACCCTCGGCAACATCAATGTCGGTGGCTTCCCCGTGAACACCGGCGGCACGACCAAGCCGAAGGAGTTCAGCCAGGAGCTGCGCTTCGAAACCGCGCAGATGGGCGCATTCCGCGGACAGGTAGGCGCCTATTTCTTCCACCAGAAGCTGACCTATGACGAACTCGCCTATGACGGCGCGGGCGCGGTCACGCAGAACGTGCTGCACGATAACAAGAACGAGAATTTCGGCCTGTTCGCCTCGGGCGAATATGCCGCGAACGCCGACCTGACCCTGCGCGCCGGCGTCCGCTATTCCAACGATCGCAAGGACGATTTCGTCGGCGGTCTCGCGAGTTTCCCCGGCAGGCCCTTGCCGATCCGCACGAAAGCGAAGGGTGACAACGTCTCGTGGGATATCGGCGCGACCTACCGGATCGATCCTTCGGTCAATCTCTACGCCCGCTTTGCCACCGGCTATCTCGGCCCGTCGATCTCGGACCGCGTCAACTTCGGTGACTTTCCGACCACCGCGCCCAAGCAGACGACGATCTCGGGCGAGGGCGGGATCAAGACCGAACTGCTCGCCAACGTGCTGCGCTTCGACCTGTCCGGCTATTACTTCCGGACGAAGGATTTCCAGGCGACGGCAGTCGGCGGCGTCAACAATTCGGCGCAATTGCTGACGATCGACAAGGTCGTCGGTTACGGTCTGGAGGCGGAACTGAACGCCCGCCCCATGCCGTCGCTCGTTCTCACCGCCGGTCTCAGCTACAACTTCACCGAAATCCGCGATCCCTCGCAATCGATCGCGGTGTGCGGCGGCGGCTGCACGGTCACCAACCCGCTGAACGCGGCTGGTCGCGCGATACTGAACGGCAACGATTTGCCACAGGCTCCGCGCCTGATCGCCAACTGGACGGTGCGGTACGCCGTGCCGCTGGGCGACGGCGAACTGTTCGCCTTCACCGACTGGGCATATCGCAGCAAGGTGAACTACTTCCTCTACACCGCGGCCGAATTCCGCGGAAAATCCCTGCTCGAAGGCGGTTTGCGCGGCGGATACAAGTTCGATTCCGGGCTGGAGGTCGCGGCGTTCGCCCGCAACATCACGAACCAGATCCGGGCGGTCAGCGCGATCGACTTCAACAATCTGACCGGCATGGTCAACGAACCGCGCATCATCGGCGGCGAAGTGAAGTTCCGGTTCTGA
- the lepA gene encoding translation elongation factor 4, which yields MSTPLALIRNFSIIAHIDHGKSTLADRLIQETGGLSAREMSEQVLDNMDIEKERGITIKAQTVRLAYTADDGQTYTLNLMDTPGHVDFAYEVSRSLAACEGALLVVDAAQGVEAQTLANVYQSIEHDHEIVPVINKIDLPAADAEKVKAEIEEVIGLDASQAVLTSAKSGIGIREVLEAVVTRIPPPKGDPDAPLKAMLVDSWYDPYLGVVILVRVVAGTLKKGQAIKFMATGTQHLIDRVGCFRPRIEQLTELGVGEIGFITAQIKEVAQTRVGDTITDVKRPATEALPGFKEVQPVVFCGLFPVDANDFEKLRESISKLRLNDASFSFEMETSAALGFGFRCGFLGLLHLEIIQERLTREYDLDLITTAPSVVYEIELTHPDPAGTTHIELHNPADMPEPNKIAVISEPWIEAVIYVPDEYLGSILKLCQDRRGIQKNLTYVGGRAQATYELPLNEVVFDFYDRLKSLSKGYASFDYNQIGYREGDLVKMSILVNEEPVDALSMIVHRGTAEVRGRGMVERLKELIPRHLFKIPIQAAIGGKVIARETISAMRKDVTAKCYGGDASRKRKLLDKQKKGKLKMREYGSVSIPQEAFIAALRMGDDG from the coding sequence GTGTCCACGCCGCTCGCACTCATTCGTAATTTTTCGATCATCGCTCATATCGATCATGGCAAGTCGACGCTTGCCGATCGCCTGATCCAGGAGACGGGCGGGCTGTCCGCGCGGGAGATGTCGGAGCAGGTGCTCGACAATATGGACATCGAGAAGGAGCGCGGCATCACCATCAAGGCGCAGACGGTGCGCCTGGCCTACACGGCGGATGATGGTCAGACGTATACGCTGAACCTGATGGATACGCCGGGTCACGTCGACTTCGCATATGAAGTGTCGCGGTCGCTGGCGGCGTGTGAGGGTGCGTTGCTGGTCGTCGATGCGGCGCAGGGCGTCGAGGCGCAGACGCTCGCCAACGTCTATCAGTCGATCGAGCATGATCATGAGATCGTGCCCGTCATCAACAAGATCGACTTGCCCGCCGCCGACGCCGAGAAGGTCAAGGCGGAGATCGAGGAAGTGATCGGGCTGGACGCGTCGCAGGCGGTGCTGACCTCGGCCAAATCGGGCATCGGCATTCGCGAGGTGCTGGAGGCGGTCGTCACGCGCATTCCGCCGCCGAAGGGCGATCCCGATGCGCCGTTGAAGGCGATGCTGGTCGACAGCTGGTACGATCCGTATCTCGGCGTCGTCATCCTCGTCCGCGTCGTGGCGGGGACCCTGAAAAAGGGTCAGGCAATCAAGTTCATGGCGACCGGTACGCAGCATCTGATCGATCGGGTCGGCTGTTTCCGGCCCCGGATCGAACAGCTGACCGAGCTGGGCGTCGGCGAGATCGGCTTCATCACCGCGCAGATCAAGGAGGTCGCGCAGACCCGCGTCGGCGACACGATCACCGATGTGAAGCGTCCCGCCACCGAGGCTTTGCCGGGCTTCAAGGAAGTGCAGCCGGTGGTGTTCTGCGGGCTGTTCCCGGTCGATGCCAACGACTTCGAGAAACTGCGTGAGAGCATTTCCAAGCTGCGGCTGAACGATGCCTCCTTCTCGTTCGAGATGGAGACGAGCGCTGCATTGGGTTTCGGCTTCCGCTGCGGGTTCCTGGGGCTGCTGCATCTGGAGATCATCCAGGAGCGGCTGACGCGCGAATACGATCTCGACCTGATCACGACCGCGCCGTCGGTGGTGTACGAGATCGAGCTGACGCATCCCGACCCCGCCGGCACGACGCATATCGAACTGCACAACCCGGCCGATATGCCGGAACCCAACAAGATCGCGGTGATCAGCGAGCCGTGGATCGAGGCGGTCATCTATGTGCCGGACGAATATCTCGGGTCGATCCTGAAGCTGTGCCAGGATCGTCGCGGTATCCAGAAGAACCTGACCTATGTCGGCGGTCGTGCGCAGGCGACGTACGAATTGCCGCTGAACGAAGTGGTGTTCGATTTCTACGACCGGCTGAAATCGCTGTCCAAGGGCTATGCCAGCTTCGACTATAACCAGATCGGCTACCGTGAGGGCGATCTCGTCAAGATGAGCATTCTGGTCAACGAAGAGCCGGTCGATGCACTGTCGATGATCGTCCACCGCGGAACGGCGGAAGTGCGCGGTCGCGGGATGGTCGAACGGCTGAAGGAACTGATCCCGCGCCATCTGTTCAAGATCCCGATCCAGGCGGCGATCGGCGGCAAGGTGATCGCGCGCGAGACGATCAGCGCGATGCGCAAGGACGTGACCGCGAAATGCTATGGCGGCGACGCCAGCCGCAAGCGCAAGCTGCTGGACAAGCAGAAGAAGGGCAAGCTGAAGATGCGCGAATATGGCAGCGTCAGCATTCCGCAGGAGGCGTTCATCGCGGCCCTGCGGATGGGTGACGACGGCTGA
- a CDS encoding CsgG/HfaB family protein — MLKTTVQLATALAVIAGTPVAAQAQARKSGGQRMQEAAQNDVPRCTRKLGTLSIVDGDDPSGWTQNSLAPPQKLLRALVQRSGCFNLVDRGSGLNAAQLERNIGGNLGLQRRSNVGQGQIKAADYVLVAEIAGANSNVSGSGIAGGVGGLLGGRVGGLLGGLKSKKMEANTVLSLTNVRTTETIAVEEGYAVKNNLSFGAGGFFAVGGAVGGGYDNTDIGRMVTLSFIQAYTKMVTSLGLVNPGDAGTAEAAPAKTFTAQGPVAMRTTAAATGRVMRTLPVGSIVYPTGKQAGMWWEVADENDNVGWVLNSKLAPSR; from the coding sequence ATGTTGAAAACGACCGTTCAGCTGGCGACCGCGCTTGCCGTGATCGCCGGCACGCCCGTCGCGGCACAGGCGCAGGCCAGGAAATCCGGCGGGCAGCGCATGCAGGAGGCGGCGCAGAACGATGTCCCCCGCTGCACGCGCAAGCTCGGCACGCTGTCGATTGTCGATGGCGACGATCCCTCGGGCTGGACGCAGAACAGCCTCGCGCCGCCGCAGAAGCTGCTCCGCGCGCTGGTGCAGCGTTCGGGCTGCTTCAATCTGGTCGATCGCGGTTCGGGGCTGAACGCGGCGCAGCTCGAGCGCAACATCGGCGGCAATCTGGGGCTGCAACGCCGCTCGAACGTCGGCCAGGGGCAAATCAAGGCGGCGGACTACGTCCTGGTCGCGGAAATCGCCGGCGCGAACAGCAATGTCAGCGGCAGCGGCATTGCGGGCGGTGTCGGTGGCCTGCTCGGCGGGCGCGTCGGCGGGCTGCTCGGTGGGTTGAAGAGCAAGAAGATGGAGGCGAACACCGTTCTTTCGCTGACCAACGTGCGCACGACGGAAACGATCGCGGTCGAGGAAGGCTATGCGGTGAAGAACAACCTGTCGTTCGGCGCGGGCGGCTTCTTCGCGGTCGGCGGCGCGGTCGGCGGCGGCTACGACAATACCGATATCGGCCGCATGGTGACGCTGTCCTTCATCCAGGCCTATACGAAAATGGTCACCAGCCTCGGCCTGGTCAATCCGGGCGATGCGGGCACGGCGGAAGCGGCCCCGGCCAAGACCTTCACCGCGCAGGGCCCGGTCGCGATGCGCACCACCGCCGCCGCGACCGGCCGGGTGATGCGGACGCTCCCCGTCGGATCGATCGTCTACCCGACCGGCAAGCAGGCCGGCATGTGGTGGGAAGTCGCCGACGAGAACGACAATGTCGGCTGGGTGCTGAATTCGAAGCTCGCGCCCTCGCGCTGA
- the rpsU gene encoding 30S ribosomal protein S21 produces MQIIVRDNNVDQALRALKKKLQREGVYREMKLRRHYEKPSEKRARERAAAVRRARKLERKRLERDGAR; encoded by the coding sequence ATGCAAATCATCGTTCGCGACAACAACGTCGATCAGGCGCTGCGCGCCCTCAAGAAGAAGCTGCAGCGCGAAGGTGTTTATCGCGAGATGAAGTTGCGCCGGCATTACGAGAAGCCGTCGGAAAAGCGTGCACGTGAGCGTGCGGCCGCTGTCCGTCGCGCCCGTAAGCTGGAGCGCAAGCGCCTGGAGCGTGACGGCGCACGGTAA
- a CDS encoding FKBP-type peptidyl-prolyl cis-trans isomerase has product MSTVTAVPLQPTKRGVIMALWVGLVAVIGAAFLLAAAAPGDPVVDFLAKNKRQKGVVETPSGLQYKIIAPGVGPSPTDTDVTLVNYEGKLPDGTTFDKSQQPTPMPVTGVVPGFSEALKLMNKGAKYRFWIKPTLGYGAPRPEGAPPMDPQMEKLAKNVLTFDVELVEFLPVETVRRMQMQQQMMQQQGGAPGGMPGAATPAPGQ; this is encoded by the coding sequence ATGTCGACCGTTACCGCAGTTCCGTTGCAGCCGACCAAGCGCGGCGTGATCATGGCCCTGTGGGTGGGATTGGTCGCCGTGATCGGTGCCGCGTTCCTGCTCGCCGCCGCGGCTCCCGGCGATCCGGTCGTCGACTTCCTGGCGAAGAACAAGCGCCAGAAGGGCGTGGTCGAAACGCCATCGGGCCTCCAGTACAAGATCATCGCGCCGGGCGTCGGGCCGAGCCCGACCGATACCGACGTGACGCTCGTCAATTACGAGGGCAAGCTGCCCGACGGTACGACGTTCGACAAGTCGCAGCAGCCGACGCCGATGCCGGTGACCGGCGTCGTTCCGGGCTTCTCCGAAGCGCTGAAGCTGATGAACAAGGGTGCGAAGTACCGCTTCTGGATCAAGCCGACGCTGGGATACGGCGCGCCGCGCCCCGAGGGTGCGCCGCCGATGGATCCGCAGATGGAGAAGCTGGCCAAGAACGTACTGACGTTCGACGTCGAGCTGGTCGAATTCCTGCCGGTCGAAACCGTTCGTCGCATGCAGATGCAGCAGCAGATGATGCAGCAGCAGGGCGGCGCTCCGGGCGGGATGCCGGGCGCGGCAACTCCGGCTCCGGGACAGTAA
- a CDS encoding UvrB/UvrC motif-containing protein: protein MRYARMAETIEDVRLAMEAAADAQDFALAASLRDRISIMRGQAADADTGPIDPSGLTRQQPGKMGIGTSRQRVTPPPGWKPPPKPDLMTSGITRPRKRD from the coding sequence GTGCGTTATGCGCGAATGGCCGAGACGATCGAAGATGTACGCCTCGCGATGGAGGCCGCCGCCGATGCGCAGGATTTCGCGCTCGCGGCGTCGCTTCGCGACAGGATCAGCATAATGCGAGGCCAGGCCGCCGATGCGGATACCGGCCCGATCGATCCAAGCGGGCTGACCCGCCAGCAACCCGGCAAGATGGGCATCGGGACCAGCCGTCAGCGCGTGACCCCGCCCCCAGGTTGGAAACCCCCGCCGAAGCCTGACCTGATGACCAGCGGCATCACCCGGCCACGCAAACGCGACTAA
- the cysS gene encoding cysteine--tRNA ligase, with the protein MACAMTATPLTLYNSLSRSLETFVPLDPADVRVYSCGPTVYNYAHIGNLRAYVFTDTLSRVLTWKGYPLTHIINITDVGHLTSDADAGDDKMEAAARAQSMSIWDIAAHYTTAFKQNLKDLNIREPSRFPLATDHIEEMIAFGVKIAANCYELDSGLYFDTGTVPDYGRLAGTREDDREGRIDPVAGKRNPQDFAIWRKSEPGENRQMEWDSPWGRGAPGWHLECSVMSQKYLGANFDIHTGGIDHREIHHPNEIAQNQAHCGCADTGATFWMHNNFLVERSGKMSKSGGGFRTLQSLIDLGVHPLAYRLMCLSAHYRSELEFSLENLMTALTRLKRLIGMIEKLKPDDNFDKWLEFLSGKPSFQQQLDQILPIPSYAKDCLFFFDDYMSKDLGTVGALTFLDALLGDREMPDGLKLKAVGMMDTVLGLRLTELTRHDLRLRPKSAGIDEAEIEARLAERREARAAKDFARSDAIRDELATLGVEVMDGDPLGWDWRLSL; encoded by the coding sequence ATGGCGTGCGCCATGACCGCCACGCCCCTCACGCTCTATAACAGCCTCAGCCGCAGCCTGGAGACATTCGTCCCGCTCGATCCCGCCGACGTGCGAGTCTATTCCTGCGGGCCGACCGTCTACAATTACGCGCATATCGGCAATCTGCGCGCCTATGTCTTCACCGACACGCTCAGCCGCGTGCTGACGTGGAAGGGCTATCCGCTCACCCATATCATCAACATCACCGATGTCGGCCACCTGACGTCGGATGCGGATGCGGGCGACGACAAGATGGAAGCCGCCGCGCGCGCGCAGTCGATGAGCATCTGGGATATCGCCGCGCATTACACGACGGCCTTCAAACAGAATCTGAAGGACCTCAACATCCGCGAGCCGAGCCGCTTCCCGCTCGCCACCGATCATATCGAGGAGATGATCGCGTTCGGCGTGAAGATCGCCGCGAATTGCTACGAACTCGACAGCGGCCTGTATTTCGATACCGGCACCGTCCCCGATTACGGTCGCCTCGCCGGTACGCGCGAGGATGATCGCGAAGGCCGGATCGATCCCGTCGCGGGCAAGCGCAACCCGCAGGATTTCGCGATCTGGCGCAAGAGCGAACCCGGCGAGAACCGCCAGATGGAATGGGATTCCCCCTGGGGCCGCGGCGCACCCGGCTGGCATCTCGAATGCTCGGTAATGAGCCAGAAGTATCTCGGTGCGAATTTCGACATCCATACCGGTGGCATCGATCATCGCGAGATCCACCACCCGAACGAGATCGCGCAGAACCAGGCGCATTGCGGCTGTGCGGATACCGGCGCGACCTTCTGGATGCACAACAATTTTCTGGTCGAACGCTCGGGCAAGATGAGCAAATCGGGCGGCGGTTTCAGGACGTTGCAGAGCCTGATCGATCTCGGTGTCCACCCGCTCGCCTATCGCCTGATGTGCCTCAGCGCGCATTATCGCAGCGAACTCGAATTTTCGCTTGAAAACCTGATGACGGCTTTAACTAGGCTGAAGCGCTTAATCGGCATGATCGAGAAATTAAAGCCCGATGACAACTTTGATAAATGGCTAGAATTTTTAAGTGGAAAGCCCTCGTTTCAACAGCAGCTTGATCAAATTCTTCCAATACCGAGTTACGCTAAGGACTGCCTCTTCTTTTTTGATGATTATATGTCCAAGGACCTCGGAACCGTTGGCGCACTAACATTTTTAGATGCTCTGTTAGGTGACCGCGAAATGCCTGACGGCTTGAAATTAAAGGCGGTCGGTATGATGGACACTGTTCTGGGGTTACGATTAACAGAACTGACACGTCATGATCTCCGCCTTCGCCCCAAATCAGCCGGGATCGACGAGGCGGAGATCGAAGCCCGTCTCGCCGAACGTCGCGAGGCTCGTGCGGCGAAGGACTTCGCCAGGTCCGATGCGATTCGTGACGAACTTGCAACACTTGGCGTAGAAGTGATGGACGGCGACCCGCTCGGCTGGGATTGGCGCCTTTCGCTATAG
- a CDS encoding class I SAM-dependent methyltransferase, producing MILGTFVSPDPSLEAISDLATHLGVKINSGYRALPNAQEFKGRNRFFDLIADRSSTIELDCEDQCSAKYYFDLVQTLRDLNGEFGRVVEVGVYMGGASSVIAGCIEHFHFDLDLIDTHLPHLLFAYERIRRLYPESIGRVRLFHGDLPSYVRHVLDERSDKYVIHHDGSHNFEQVVRDMASLSFIQQRLCAIIAQDTHLRGAVKYMSFVDMAMYAVFGLDLKYAPIGTAYAAHDSRTDPNQYEGNYFMPDAPEGFVLPMAVNRFQYPHPTMDMDQFLPPKVILPLAVAA from the coding sequence ATGATCCTCGGCACCTTCGTTTCACCCGACCCATCACTCGAAGCGATCTCCGATCTCGCGACGCACCTCGGCGTAAAGATCAATTCCGGATATCGCGCGCTGCCAAACGCGCAGGAATTCAAGGGTCGCAACCGATTCTTCGATTTGATAGCGGATCGGTCCAGCACGATCGAGCTCGACTGCGAAGATCAATGCTCAGCGAAATATTATTTCGACCTGGTACAAACCCTACGCGATCTCAACGGCGAATTCGGTCGCGTCGTCGAAGTCGGCGTCTATATGGGCGGGGCGTCGAGCGTGATCGCGGGCTGTATCGAACATTTCCATTTCGATCTGGACCTGATCGATACTCATCTTCCGCATCTACTCTTCGCATATGAACGGATCCGGCGGCTCTATCCCGAGTCGATCGGGCGCGTCCGGCTTTTCCATGGCGACCTGCCGTCTTATGTTCGCCACGTTCTGGACGAACGCAGCGATAAGTACGTCATCCATCACGATGGATCCCACAACTTCGAGCAGGTCGTTCGCGACATGGCGTCGTTGTCGTTCATACAACAACGGCTATGCGCTATAATTGCGCAGGATACTCATCTGCGCGGTGCCGTGAAGTACATGAGTTTCGTCGATATGGCGATGTACGCGGTTTTCGGTCTGGATCTGAAGTACGCACCGATCGGCACTGCCTATGCGGCCCATGACTCCCGTACCGACCCGAACCAGTATGAGGGCAACTATTTCATGCCGGACGCACCGGAAGGCTTTGTGCTACCGATGGCCGTAAACCGGTTCCAATATCCTCATCCCACGATGGATATGGACCAGTTTCTGCCCCCTAAAGTTATTCTGCCGCTTGCCGTTGCGGCCTGA
- the modB gene encoding molybdate ABC transporter permease subunit, which yields MLTPEEWGIVALTLRVGGVALLVTLPIAFALAWVLARVRFPGKLLLDAAVHLPLVVPPVVTGWLLLVAFAPSGLAGSAIQAVFGTSVLFRWTGAAIASGVMALPLMVRAMRLSIEAVDRRLENAAATLGAGRWRIFATITLPLSLPGVLAGAVLGFARGIGEFGATITFVANVPGQTQTLPLAIYSALQRPDGEAMVLRLAAISVALSLAALVASEMLARRSGRRLHVL from the coding sequence GTGCTGACCCCGGAGGAATGGGGCATCGTCGCGTTGACGCTGCGGGTCGGCGGGGTGGCGTTGCTGGTGACGCTGCCGATCGCCTTTGCGTTGGCCTGGGTGCTGGCGCGGGTCCGCTTTCCGGGCAAGCTGCTGCTCGACGCCGCGGTTCACCTGCCGCTGGTGGTGCCGCCCGTCGTGACCGGGTGGCTGCTGCTGGTCGCTTTCGCACCCTCGGGTCTGGCGGGATCGGCGATCCAGGCGGTGTTCGGGACGAGCGTGCTGTTCCGCTGGACCGGCGCGGCGATCGCATCGGGCGTGATGGCCCTGCCACTGATGGTGCGGGCGATGCGGCTGTCGATCGAGGCGGTGGACCGGCGGTTGGAGAATGCCGCGGCGACGTTGGGCGCGGGGCGGTGGCGTATCTTCGCGACGATCACCTTGCCGCTCAGCCTGCCGGGTGTGCTGGCCGGGGCGGTATTGGGGTTCGCGCGCGGAATCGGGGAATTCGGCGCGACGATCACCTTCGTCGCGAACGTGCCGGGACAGACGCAGACGTTGCCGCTGGCGATCTATAGCGCGTTGCAGCGGCCCGACGGGGAGGCGATGGTGCTGCGGCTGGCGGCGATTTCGGTCGCGCTGTCGCTGGCGGCTTTGGTCGCGTCGGAGATGCTCGCGCGGCGCAGCGGCCGGAGGCTGCATGTCCTTTGA
- a CDS encoding redoxin domain-containing protein, which yields MKRLSLLAACAALFIGGAASAALPVGATAPDIVTKAARGGKMFDFALKSALKKGPVVLYFFPAAFTSGCTVEAHAFAEAAAEFQKNGATLIGLTGGNVERIAEFSKSECRDKFPVGAATPAVVSGYNVSLAAKAGWTDRTSYVIAPNGKIIYVLSQMSPAGHVEGTLDAVRKYKLAHK from the coding sequence ATGAAGCGCCTTTCCCTTCTCGCCGCCTGCGCCGCCCTTTTCATCGGCGGTGCCGCGTCGGCAGCGCTTCCGGTCGGCGCCACTGCGCCCGACATCGTCACCAAGGCGGCACGCGGCGGCAAGATGTTCGATTTCGCGCTCAAATCGGCGCTGAAGAAGGGGCCCGTAGTGCTCTATTTCTTCCCGGCCGCCTTCACCAGCGGCTGCACCGTCGAGGCGCATGCCTTTGCCGAGGCCGCTGCCGAGTTCCAGAAGAACGGCGCGACGTTGATCGGCCTGACCGGCGGCAATGTCGAACGCATCGCGGAATTCTCCAAATCCGAATGCCGCGACAAATTCCCGGTCGGCGCAGCGACCCCGGCGGTCGTTTCCGGTTATAACGTGTCGCTTGCGGCCAAGGCCGGCTGGACCGATCGCACCAGCTACGTCATCGCGCCCAACGGCAAGATCATCTACGTTCTCAGCCAGATGAGCCCGGCCGGTCATGTCGAGGGCACGCTGGACGCTGTGCGCAAATACAAGCTCGCCCACAAGTAA
- a CDS encoding ATP-binding cassette domain-containing protein, protein MSFDISVSKRLGDTRIALDLTAGEGVTILFGPSGAGKTSVLNMVAGLLRPDAGTIRVGGETLFDAALMIDVPVERRRAGYVFQEARLFPHLKVRANLTYGAGARGLDHEAIAFLDIAHLLDRWPLSLSGGEARRVSIGRALLSDPAFLLLDEPLSSLDAARREEIIRVIEHLRDVVRLPVLMVTHDAGEAERLGTRVVQMPG, encoded by the coding sequence ATGTCCTTTGATATCTCCGTCTCGAAACGGTTGGGCGACACCCGGATCGCGCTGGACCTCACGGCGGGCGAGGGCGTGACGATCCTGTTCGGGCCGTCCGGGGCGGGCAAGACGAGCGTGCTGAACATGGTCGCCGGGCTGTTGCGGCCCGATGCCGGGACGATCCGCGTGGGCGGCGAGACGCTGTTCGATGCCGCGTTGATGATCGACGTGCCGGTCGAGCGGCGGCGGGCGGGTTACGTCTTTCAGGAGGCGCGGCTTTTCCCGCACCTGAAGGTCCGCGCGAACCTGACCTACGGAGCGGGGGCGAGGGGCCTGGACCACGAGGCGATCGCGTTTCTGGATATCGCACACCTGCTCGACCGGTGGCCGCTTAGCCTGTCCGGTGGCGAAGCGCGGCGCGTGTCGATCGGGCGCGCACTGCTGAGCGACCCGGCATTCCTGTTGCTGGACGAGCCCCTATCGTCGCTGGATGCGGCGCGGCGCGAAGAGATCATTCGGGTGATCGAACACTTGCGCGACGTCGTGCGCCTGCCCGTGCTGATGGTGACCCATGACGCGGGTGAAGCGGAGCGTCTGGGAACGCGCGTCGTACAGATGCCGGGGTGA